A single region of the Salmo trutta unplaced genomic scaffold, fSalTru1.1, whole genome shotgun sequence genome encodes:
- the LOC115189015 gene encoding FERM, ARHGEF and pleckstrin domain-containing protein 1-like — protein sequence MVDPVDRAVAGQRLGIPESLGVSTLEPGQRLPTTPQGRQVSIRVQLLDDVTEVFDISQRAPAKALFDLVCVHLNLAERDYFGLQYQNSRRLM from the exons ATGGTAGATCCGGTGGACAGGGCGGTGGCTGGCCAGAGGCTGGGGATCCCAGAGAGTTTAGGGGTGTCTACCCTGGAACCAGGCCAGAGACTCCCAACCACGCCCCAAGGACGACAGGTCTCCATCCGGGTACAGCTGCTGGACGACGTCACGGAGGTCTTCGACATATCA CAACGGGCCCCAGCCAAGGCTCTGTTTGACCTGGTGTGTGTGCATCTGAACCTGGCTGAAAGAGACTACTTCGGTCTACAGTACCAGAACTCCAGAAGGCTGATG